One part of the Oceanivirga salmonicida genome encodes these proteins:
- a CDS encoding FtsW/RodA/SpoVE family cell cycle protein: MDKKNLQYALITIVLAISVIGIVFIGSITMPLILKDPVGNGGMFIKHLIIVAMAVAASFALYKVLLENRKKFMNPNKALEYTIIGICIFLLLLPLAFPAVKGAHRWIRLPGFTLQPSEIVKPIFIILLASVYYRYRRDEQNTIVNFLGITAIFFLAIWLEKSKTSALQYALIGYLMFCVTTARQKIKFGIAGIGSLSFILLLILSRDYSWQRIVSFGGDKVHPQVAAALSAIKTGNITGLGIGDGLHKYFYLSEAHNDYMFAAISEEGGFIWAIIIILLFMSLIFILFYIAFSLNSFFNKYIVFGVAFNIANQIVVHIAINLNLSPSTGITLPFISYGGSSFIANTMCIALVLFAINSDKKGEI, from the coding sequence ATGGATAAAAAAAATCTACAATATGCACTAATAACAATAGTTTTAGCAATATCAGTAATAGGAATAGTATTTATAGGAAGTATAACTATGCCTTTAATATTAAAAGACCCAGTTGGAAATGGTGGAATGTTTATTAAACATTTAATTATCGTTGCAATGGCAGTAGCTGCATCATTTGCTTTATATAAAGTATTGTTAGAGAATAGAAAAAAGTTTATGAATCCTAATAAAGCTTTAGAATATACCATTATAGGTATATGTATTTTCTTATTACTTTTACCATTAGCATTTCCAGCAGTAAAAGGAGCTCATAGATGGATAAGACTTCCAGGATTTACTTTACAACCATCAGAAATAGTTAAACCTATATTCATAATTTTATTGGCTTCAGTTTATTATAGATACAGAAGAGATGAACAAAATACTATAGTAAATTTTTTAGGAATAACAGCAATATTTTTCCTAGCAATATGGCTTGAAAAATCTAAGACATCAGCATTACAATATGCCTTGATAGGGTATCTTATGTTTTGTGTAACAACAGCTAGACAAAAAATTAAATTTGGTATTGCAGGAATAGGGAGCTTATCTTTTATTTTATTATTAATATTAAGTAGAGATTACAGTTGGCAAAGAATAGTATCATTTGGTGGAGATAAAGTTCACCCACAAGTAGCAGCAGCTTTATCAGCAATAAAGACAGGAAATATTACAGGACTTGGTATAGGAGATGGGCTACATAAATATTTTTATTTATCAGAAGCACATAATGACTATATGTTTGCTGCTATTTCAGAAGAAGGTGGATTTATATGGGCAATAATAATAATATTATTATTTATGTCATTAATATTTATATTATTTTATATAGCTTTTAGTTTGAATAGTTTTTTTAATAAATACATAGTTTTTGGAGTAGCATTTAATATTGCAAATCAAATAGTAGTACATATAGCTATAAATTTAAATCTTTCACCATCAACAGGTATAACACTACCATTTATTAGTTATGGTGGTAGTTCATTTATAGCAAATACAATGTGTATAGCATTAGTTCTTTTTGCTATAAATTCAGATAAAAAAGGAGAAATATAG
- the murD gene encoding UDP-N-acetylmuramoyl-L-alanine--D-glutamate ligase: MKYVVFGLGISGIGAMKLLENKKLEYIVVDDKNGIKSMDAISMTNKDDIVIKSPGIAWTNPYLKYCVNNNIKVISEIDFALDYMNKDTKIVAVTGTNGKTTVCTKTYELLKYAGFKVALGGNEGHSFSEIILNDNTNDYVVLELSSYQLENNPKIKPYIALITNLTPDHLSRYLNVDDYYATKFNIFNNQDENDYMIINKDDELFEKLVSKELKAKKVYIKNNENALYFENELIISKENTSLKGEHNVQNMLNIIAIAKIIGIKNETISSFLSGTKPLEHRVENFLKKGKVTFINDSKGTNVESSLVALETFKNKKVYLICGGQDKKIDNSLFFQKICSENIFCMLIGENSNLYVSYFKNVGYTKYIETKNLENTIIYLKKHLDFDSETYVLLSPATASFDQFKSFEHRGKVFKDLVLNTFGGNNG, translated from the coding sequence ATGAAATATGTAGTATTTGGTCTTGGTATCAGTGGTATTGGGGCAATGAAATTATTAGAGAATAAGAAATTAGAATACATAGTAGTAGATGATAAAAATGGTATTAAAAGTATGGATGCTATTTCTATGACTAATAAAGATGATATAGTTATTAAAAGTCCAGGAATTGCTTGGACTAATCCTTATTTAAAATATTGTGTTAATAATAATATAAAAGTAATATCTGAAATAGATTTTGCATTAGATTATATGAATAAAGATACTAAAATCGTTGCAGTAACAGGAACTAATGGGAAAACTACTGTATGTACTAAAACTTATGAATTACTTAAATATGCAGGTTTTAAAGTCGCACTAGGTGGTAATGAGGGGCATTCATTTTCAGAAATTATATTAAACGATAATACTAATGATTATGTAGTATTAGAACTTAGTAGTTATCAATTAGAAAATAATCCTAAAATAAAGCCATATATTGCACTTATAACTAATTTAACACCTGATCATCTAAGTAGATATTTAAATGTTGATGATTATTATGCTACAAAATTTAATATATTTAATAACCAAGATGAAAATGATTATATGATAATTAATAAAGATGATGAATTATTTGAAAAACTTGTAAGTAAAGAGTTAAAAGCAAAGAAAGTGTATATAAAAAATAATGAAAATGCTCTATATTTTGAAAATGAATTAATAATTTCAAAAGAAAATACTAGTTTAAAAGGAGAGCATAATGTACAAAATATGCTTAATATTATAGCGATAGCAAAGATTATAGGTATAAAAAATGAAACTATATCAAGTTTTTTATCAGGAACTAAACCACTAGAACATAGAGTAGAAAACTTTTTAAAAAAGGGCAAAGTTACTTTTATAAATGATTCGAAAGGAACTAATGTAGAATCTAGTTTAGTCGCATTAGAAACATTTAAGAATAAAAAAGTTTATTTAATTTGTGGTGGACAAGATAAAAAAATAGATAATAGCCTATTTTTCCAAAAAATATGTAGTGAAAATATCTTTTGTATGCTTATAGGAGAAAATTCTAATTTATATGTATCATATTTTAAAAATGTGGGTTATACTAAGTATATAGAAACAAAAAATTTAGAAAACACTATAATATATTTAAAAAAACATTTAGATTTTGATAGTGAAACTTATGTTCTTTTATCGCCTGCAACTGCAAGTTTTGATCAATTTAAAAGTTTTGAACATAGAGGAAAGGTATTTAAAGATTTAGTTTTAAATACATTTGGAGGAAATAATGGATAA
- a CDS encoding ATP-binding cassette domain-containing protein, with product MSNKNSMFKYIFKFKSQNLYLLFWIIVWAGATVASSVILTYVLDAIISKNLNTFLMFSIIDILCWCLVSYAQAVKDTIKEDLMQKELNAIRLDILDPLTEYDYAEFKKNTKSEYISWLVNDMNLLRDNGFSQFYGAIESIITVTLNAFAIVYFHWTLLLISVIMTAFVYYSPRMFQKKVEKATKDVSEHSSRVLKKTNDFVNGFEIFYHNNQSTYFKNQILASFEKMIVPKVNLVKISTIANSTSMLASIIAQTVIFIATGYLIIKGEITTGVIFSIANLTSTLFNYTRGAAYNIVTFRASFKLLDKYPFVYKKDKKTKISKFNDKLVMSNLKVIFDSNNIITYPNIEVKKGMKIAITGDSGSGKSTLLKILTGEILNYDGDILVDGINYRNIDFKSLQNIVGIIMQKPYILSETLRDNLLIGRNIKDETFKRALELSYVDEFALDRLDTIYTDDLSGGQKQRISIARELIGEKDILILDESTANLDKRRAIEIEKNILSQKDLTVIMVTHHLYDENKEFFDEIIKLK from the coding sequence ATGTCTAATAAAAATAGTATGTTTAAGTATATTTTTAAGTTTAAATCACAAAACCTATATCTTTTATTTTGGATAATAGTATGGGCAGGAGCAACAGTTGCATCATCAGTAATATTAACATATGTGCTAGATGCAATAATATCAAAAAATTTGAACACATTTTTAATGTTTTCAATAATAGATATACTTTGTTGGTGCTTAGTTAGTTATGCCCAAGCAGTTAAAGATACTATTAAAGAAGATTTAATGCAAAAAGAATTAAACGCTATTAGATTAGACATATTAGACCCATTAACAGAATATGATTATGCCGAATTTAAGAAAAATACTAAATCAGAATATATTTCATGGCTAGTAAATGATATGAATTTATTAAGAGATAATGGATTTAGTCAATTTTATGGAGCAATAGAAAGTATAATTACAGTAACTTTAAATGCATTTGCAATAGTATATTTCCATTGGACACTACTATTAATATCAGTAATTATGACAGCCTTCGTATATTATTCTCCTAGAATGTTTCAAAAAAAGGTTGAAAAGGCAACAAAAGATGTGTCAGAACATTCAAGTAGAGTTCTAAAGAAAACTAATGATTTTGTAAATGGATTTGAAATTTTTTATCATAATAATCAAAGTACATACTTTAAAAATCAAATTTTAGCAAGTTTCGAAAAAATGATAGTACCCAAAGTTAACTTAGTTAAGATTTCAACTATTGCAAATTCTACTTCTATGTTAGCAAGTATAATAGCACAAACCGTTATATTCATAGCAACAGGTTATTTAATCATTAAAGGAGAAATAACAACAGGGGTAATATTTTCAATTGCAAATTTAACAAGTACCTTATTTAATTATACAAGAGGTGCAGCATATAATATAGTTACATTTAGGGCAAGTTTTAAATTATTAGATAAATACCCATTTGTATATAAAAAAGATAAAAAAACTAAAATATCAAAATTTAATGATAAATTAGTTATGTCTAATTTAAAAGTTATTTTTGATAGTAATAATATAATAACATACCCTAATATAGAAGTTAAAAAGGGTATGAAAATAGCAATAACAGGAGATTCAGGCTCTGGTAAATCAACTTTACTAAAAATATTAACTGGAGAAATATTAAATTATGATGGAGATATTTTAGTAGATGGTATAAATTATAGAAATATAGATTTTAAGAGTTTACAAAATATAGTTGGAATAATAATGCAAAAACCATATATTTTATCTGAAACATTAAGAGATAATTTATTAATAGGTCGTAACATAAAAGATGAAACATTTAAAAGAGCATTAGAATTATCTTATGTTGATGAATTTGCATTAGATAGATTAGATACTATTTATACAGATGATTTATCAGGTGGACAAAAACAAAGAATATCAATAGCTAGAGAATTAATAGGAGAAAAAGATATATTAATTTTAGATGAAAGTACTGCTAATCTTGATAAAAGACGGGCAATAGAAATAGAAAAAAATATTTTATCTCAAAAAGATTTAACAGTAATAATGGTTACACACCATTTATATGATGAAAATAAAGAATTTTTTGATGAGATTATTAAATTAAAATAG